Proteins co-encoded in one Salvia splendens isolate huo1 chromosome 4, SspV2, whole genome shotgun sequence genomic window:
- the LOC121799645 gene encoding putative E3 ubiquitin-protein ligase LIN-1, which translates to MPPPTTIDIAAARDLAAAIHRHMHAVLANKSLKHKCFSKLNIQSQEFFEFSDHSVLSNLYWGVDNAEAALDSHSYEERESRLDASEKMLQIPASLDGSGATLGIPNAYLVCSSYLYLAAVEFTRAHQWRGAAHFLQAVSISPRIVCREFAPGIWRELVPLFVGESMGLSVPLDEFDDGMIDDAMRWIAQRYKPWLMYYQIMSAGDSCRTDAVSTPLSGVQKSCEQRNGVRANNPNQPNTHQESVTNDVHEEPHVVSGAPTLERRRSMEAQAKSNPNTKCVKDILTESQPDTPKSSISDNLSSVDDDTFSESCGEDEEGEYLNHIDSLSWNARTSIGKKRRGSLNIDETNMECIHRSFSTSGLRSTYQYAPHHGVWRRAKSLSSQATQRLEETEQNGVVERIISKLCFTEELGKTEVDYTVEINTIYQALNTKTGLKYSLLKDMILDHLIISISTSKEDMVVRTSLAILSTIITSNTSAVDDIKRKGLHLHDLAAALKRRMHEAAIVIYLINPPPAEVRTLELLPCLVEVVCTASTSHRVGPITPPAASLMIIERMVTSFDPETNSAYLAEITPPGVLSALVRAPRKDHLDEVASLALILAKSMCFDGKCRRYISQISHTTTLVSLLSSNQERAASAALEFFNELLKTPRSSAISLLEEMRKQGSSSNLCALFLLAQNSTPEYRVLAANVLLQLEVFEDTSAKSTYGEEAAEALFEALQREEFPQTQALSSFILANLGGTFSWTGEAYTMAWLVRKTGLNLSQHKNMIKTYDFLDQSLQDGGVDSWCSKIAQRILQLGTRVFEALDKGLKSKIRRVARESLVATAWLGLELMKGHDELRHAACEILLHSIEQFVHPGFELEERLLACLCIYNYTSGRGMKRIMSLSEGVRESLRRLSNVTWMAEELLKVADYFQPNKWRISCVHSQILEAGTKCSAAVTALIYYKGYLCSGYADGSIKAWEVKGQTVTLVLERKEHRKAVTCLGLYDPGSCLLSGSPDKTIKMWQMKQRNLECIEVIPTKESIRSIDSLGELIFVTTQSHKLKVIDGSRKARDVVKNKNVKCMRVAQGKVYAGCVDSSILEVMISNNRQQEIKGPSKGWMQNKPIRSLSLYKDWLYSASSAIEGAKMKEWRRSSRPQTSVVPEKGSSILAMEVVEDFIYLNCSTSMSSLQIWLRGTQQKVGRLSAGSKITSILSANDMILCGTEKGVIKGWIPL; encoded by the exons ATGCCACCACCAACAACAATCGACATCGCCGCCGCCCGCGATCTCGCCGCCGCAATCCACCGCCACATGCACGCCGTCCTCGCCAACAAATCCCTAAAACACAAATGCTTCTCCAAGCTCAACATCCAATCCCAGGAATTCTTCGAATTCTCCGACCACTCCGTCCTCTCCAACCTCTACTGGGGCGTCGACAACGCGGAGGCGGCGCTCGATTCACACTCCTACGAAGAAAGAGAGAGCAGGCTCGACGCCTCCGAGAAAATGCTGCAGATCCCGGCCTCCCTGGACGGCAGCGGCGCCACCTTAGGGATCCCCAACGCCTACCTCGTCTGCTCCTCCTACCTCTACCTCGCCGCCGTCGAGTTCACGCGCGCCCACCAGTGGCGCGGCGCAGCGCATTTCCTTCAGGCTGTCTCGATTAGTCCGAGGATTGTGTGCCGTGAATTCGCGCCGGGAATATGGCGGGAGCTTGTGCCGCTGTTTGTGGGGGAATCGATGGGCTTGTCTGTGCCGTTGGATGAGTTTGACGATGGGATGATCGACGATGCCATGAGATGGATTGCCCAAAGATACAAGCCTTGGTTGATGTACTACCAGATCATGTCCGCAGGGGATTCCTGCCGGACCGACGCCGTTTCTACACCTTT GAGCGGAGTTCAAAAATCGTGCGAGCAAAGAAATGGAGTGAGAGCTAATAATCCTAAT CAACCTAATACTCATCAAGAAAGCGTAACTAACGACGTGCACGAAGAACCGCACGTCGTTAGTGGTGCCCCAACGTTGGAACGACGCCGGAGCATGGAAGCACAAGCTAAGAGCAATCCGAACACCAAATGTGTCAAAGACATACTAACGGAATCCCAACCAGACACACCAAAATCCTCAATTTCAGACAACCTTTCCTCGGTTGATGATGATACTTTCTCTGAG AGTTGTGGTGAAGATGAAGAAGGAGAATATCTGAATCACATTGACTCACTATCTTG GAATGCAAGAACATCCATTGGCAAGAAGAGGAGAGGATCTCTTAACATTGATGAAACAAACATGGAATGTATTCACAGGAGTTTCTCCACTTCAGGCCTCAGATCAACATATCAGTATGCTCCCCATCACGGTGTATGGAGAAGGGCAAAGAGCCTAAGCTCCCAAGCCACGCAACGGCTAGAGGAAACCGAACAAAATGGAGTAGTCGAGAGAATAATCTCCAAGCTCTGCTTCACTGAAGAGCTCGGCAAAACTGAGGTAGACTACACCGTGGAAATAAACACCATCTACCAAGCGTTAAACACAAAGACAGGCCTCAAATACTCCCTTTTAAAAGACATGATTTTAGATCATCTCATTATATCAATCTCTACCTCAAAAGAGGACATGGTAGTAAGGACATCACTAGCCATACTCTCCACTATTATCACTTCCAACACATCCGCCGTGGACGACATTAAACGAAAAGGGCTGCACCTACACGACCTAGCTGCAGCCCTCAAACGTCGTATGCACGAGGCAGCCATTGTCATCTACCTCATCAACCCACCGCCCGCAGAGGTTAGAACGCTCGAGCTCCTTCCCTGCCTCGTGGAGGTAGTCTGCACTGCCTCCACGAGCCATAGGGTGGGGCCGATCACCCCTCCCGCTGCCTCATTGATGATCATAGAGAGAATGGTGACCTCGTTCGACCCTGAGACGAACAGCGCGTATCTGGCAGAGATCACCCCGCCTGGGGTGCTCTCTGCCCTCGTTCGTGCCCCGAGGAAGGACCACCTCGATGAGGTCGCCTCCTTGGCTCTTATACTAGCAAAGAGTATGTGCTTTGATGGGAAATGTAGGAGATACATATCCCAAATATCCCACACAACGACATTAGTCTCCCTCCTTTCGAGCAACCAAGAAAGAGCTGCCTCTGCTGCTCTCGAGTTCTTCAACGAGTTGCTGAAAACGCCAAG ATCATCTGCCATATCCTTATTGGAGGAGATGAGGAAACAAGGAAGCAGCAGCAATTTGTGTGCTCTTTTCCTACTTGCACAGAATTCTACTCCTGAATACAGAGTTCTAGCAGCAAATGTACTACTACAGCTAGAAGTTTTT GAAGATACATCTGCAAAATCCACGTATGGTGAAGAAGCGGCAGAGGCCCTCTTCGAAGCATTGCAACGCGAAGAATTCCCACAAACACAAGCTCTTTCATCGTtcatcctagcaaatcttggtGGGACTTTTTCTTGGACAGGAGAGGCCTACACAATGGCTTGGCTGGTGAGGAAAACTGGCTTAAACTTATCACAGCATAAGAATATGATCAAAACCTATGACTTTCTTGATCAAAGTTTGCAG GATGGTGGAGTAGACTCATGGTGCAGCAAGATCGCGCAGCGGATACTGCAGCTAGGGACACGTGTCTTTGAGGCATTGGACAAGGGACTAAAAAGCAAGATAAGAAGAGTTGCAAGGGAAAGTTTGGTAGCTACTGCTTGGTTAGGGCTTGAGCTCATGAAAGGCCATGATGAACTGAGGCATGCTGCTTGTGAGATCCTGCTGCATAGCATCGAGCAGTTCGTGCATCCTGGTTTTGAGCTTGAGGAACGCCTCTTGGCTTGCTTGTGCATCTACAACTACACTTCAGGCAGAG GGATGAAGAGGATCATGAGTCTATCAGAAGGCGTTAGAGAATCACTTAGACGTTTGTCGAATGTGACTTGGATGGCTGAGGAATTGCTCAAAGTGGCTGACTATTTCCAGCCAAATAAGTGG CGTATATCGTGTGTTCATAGCCAGATCTTGGAGGCGGGGACTAAATGTAGTGCAGCTGTGACTGCACTTATTTACTACAAGGGCTATTTATGCAGTGGATATGCTGATGGATCTATTAAG GCGTGGGAGGTAAAGGGTCAGACCGTGACACTTGTGCTTGAGAGGAAGGAGCACAGAAAGGCTGTAACATGCTTGGGTCTCTATGATCCGGGGAGCTGCCTCTTGAGTGGCTCACCTGATAAAACTATCAAG ATGTGGCAAATGAAGCAGAGGAATCTTGAATGTATTGAAGTGATACCTACAAAGGAATCTATCAGAAGCATAGATTCTTTAGGGGAACTGATTTTTGTTACTACTCAAAGCCATAAATTGAAG GTGATTGATGGTTCAAGAAAAGCAAGAGACGTGGTCAAGAACAAGAACGTAAAATGCATGAGAGTGGCGCAGGGAAAGGTCTACGCAGGGTGCGTTGATTCAAGCATTTTGGAGGTGATGATAAGTAACAACCGGCAACAAGAGATCAAAGGGCCATCAAAGGGCTGGATGCAGAACAAACCTATTAGGTCTCTTTCTTTGTATAAAGACTGGTTGTATAGTGCAAGCTCAGCCATTGAGGGGGCAAAGATGAAG GAATGGAGACGAAGCAGCCGGCCTCAAACATCAGTGGTGCCGGAGAAAGGATCAAGCATTCTAGCAATGGAAGTTGTGGAGGATTTCATCTACTTAAACTGTAGCACATCAATGAGCAGCTTGCAG ATATGGTTGAGAGGGACACAACAAAAAGTTGGAAGGCTATCAGCAGGGAGCAAGATTACAAGCATACTTTCTGCCAATGACATGATTCTTTGTGGCACTGAGAAAGGAGTGATTAAg GGATGGATCCCTCTTTAG